Part of the Paludisphaera borealis genome, GGGCATTCTGGCCACGGTCGCCGATCGGCCCTGATCCAGACCTCCGCCCCTATTCGAAACGAACAGGGCGTCCCGAAGACTCGATCCTCGGGACGCCCTGTTGAAATTCGCCTACGTCGCCTTGTTCAAATGAAGTCGTTGAACAGGTTTTCGAGCATCTCCTGGCGGCCGCTGACGTTCCGCGCGGCGTCGCCCTTGGGAAGAATGTAGGCTTCGAGGTCGCTGAAGCTCGCCTGCCTCGATTCCACCCGGTGGCCGAGGGCGCAGTCCCAGCTCGCGTAGCGGTTCTTGATGAAATCCTGCCAGCGGCCGTCGTCGAGGATCGCCTGGGCGATCTTGAGCCCGCGGGCGAACGCGTCCATCCCGCCGATATGAGCGTAGAACAGGTCGATCGGCTCGAAGCTCTCGCGGCGCACCTTGGCGTCGAAGTTGACGCCGCCGGTGGAGAACCCCCCCATCTGGAGGATGCAGAGCATGCACTGGGCCGTCAGGTAGATGTTGGTGGGGAACTGGTCGGTGTCCCATCCCAGCAAGGGGTCGCCGGTGTTGGCGTCGATCGAGCCGAGCGCGCCGGAGCCGATGGCGGCCTCCATCTCGTGCATCATCTCGTGACCGGCCAGGGTGGCGTGGTTGGTCTCAAGGTTGAGCTTGAAGTGGGGCAGCAGGTCGTAGGTGCGGAGGAAGTTCAGGCAGGCCGCCGCGTCCGAGTCGTACTGGTGCTTGGTGGGCTCTTTGGGCTTGGGCTCGATGTAGAACGCGCCGTTGAAGCCGATCTGCTTCTTGTAGTCGACCGCCATGTGGAGGAACCGACCCAGGTGATCGAGTTCGCGCTTCATATCGGTGTTGAGCAGGGTCGAGTAGCCTTCGCGACCCCCCCAGAACGTGTACCCCGCGCCCCCGAGGTCGAGGGTGACTTCCATGGCCTTCTTGACCTGGGCGGCGGCGAAGGCGAAGACGTCGAAATTCGGGCTCGTCGCCGCGCCGTGCATGTAGCGGGGGTTGGAGAACAGGTTGGCCGTCCCCCAGAGCAGGTTGACGCCGGTTCGCGCCTGCTCGTCCTTGAGGACCTTGACGACCTCGTCGAGATTGGCGTGGCTCTCCTTGAGCGTGCGGCCCTCGGGTGCCACGTCGCGGTCGTGGAACGCGTAGAACGGAGCGCCGATCTTCTCGAAGAACTCGAAAGCCGCCTTGGCTTTGCGCTGGGCGTTGGCGACCGAGTTGCTGCCGTCGTCCCAGGGACGCTGGGCCGTGCCGGCGCCGAATGGGTCCGAGAGCGGGTTGGAGAACGTGTGCCAGTAGACGACGGAGAAGCGGAGATGCTCCTTCATCGTCTTCTCCCCGACCGTCTCGTCGGGGTTGTAATGCTTGAACTCTAGCGGATTGCGCGACTTCGGTCCACCGTACTGGATCTTCGGGACTTCAGGGAAATACGCGGTCATGAGCTCGTCTCGCCCTTCGCGTCAGACGGACTTTGGAACAGAATCGACGGTACAACTCTAAAGCGAGCGGCGAACCTGGACAACCCCCACCCGTGCCGGGCCCCATGACGATGGGGGCGAGCATCGACCCCCGTTTCACCGAGCCGACACTGGGGAATCGCGTCCTTCGCCGAGCACGACTTGCGAGACTCACGACGAGACGCTACAGTATTCTCCAGGTCGCGACTCCCCCGTCGCAACCACGCCGGGCGGCTAACTCAGTGGTTAGAGTGCCATCCTCACACGGTGGAAGTCATTGGTTCAAATCCAATGCCGCCCATTTTCGAAGCCTTGCACGACAACGGGTTGCGACGAGAAACAGGCCGACGTTTCTTGCTGTAATCGAGCTAGTCGCAATTCTATCGGGTTCCATTGCCCGGTCACGGCCACGCTCTCCTTAGGGACGGCGTGGCCGACTTCGTTTCGTCGTCGAGACTCCTGACGAAATCCACCAGCGTAACGATGCGCCGGCGTCACGACCGCCTTTCCAAGGGCGAGTCCGAGTCTGTCGGTCCGACCTCGGTATGAACGGCTGAGCTTCTCCCCCGTCAAACCGGACTGCTTGCAGTTTCCGGAGCCGCTTGATGGCGGGACAGGATGGTCGCAAGGCGGATGACACGGTCGAGCGGGCTCGAAGGTTCTTCGCCCACGAAACTGGAGTGCATCTCTACGAGACGTCGCCGCCATGATCGCTTGAACCCTCCGATTCGTCGCGATTTCACGGTGCCCACGCGCCTCTCCCGCCGAGGAACGCCTCGGGCTTCTGATCCTCCATCGGCCGCCTCCGGTCTTCGAGGTCGCGGACTTGACGATTGACGTCGATATGCCTAAGATCCTTTAATCTTTCACCGGACTCGGAGCCCGAATGACGATGACTGGACGCTTCGTCGATAATGGTATTCGCATCCTGGCGGCCGCAGCGCTGCTGGCGGTGATGTTTTCACCGATCCGGCCCACCAAGGCATCCCACACAGCCCCCTCTCCCAACTCTCTCTCTCGCAACTTCGCGATCTTCAAGTTTGAGCACAGCAGCCATTTTGCGATATCGGCCCACCCCTCCTTCAGAGAGGCGGACTCCCTCCAGTCCGATCGCGAGGACGAGGACGAACTGGATGCCGATATCGAGGATGAACTGACCCTGACATCCCCGCCGGCTTCTGTGTCCTTCAACGTACTCCCCTCTCCCTGTCCCGAGCCTCGCTTCGAACTGGTAAGCTTCGCTGTCGCGCTTACGGCCCGACCGCTCCGCTGCTGAGTCCGTCGCCCCGGCCGTCGTCCGCGTCGCGCGGGCGCGATCCATGGGGTGGGCCGAGCGTTTTCATCGGGCCCGTGATGGGGCCCGGCCATTGCCCCGATGGACTGAGCCCCGTCGTCGCCGACGCCCCGGTTCCCGTACGATCGGCCTCGTCGAGGGGCGTCCCGGCGCGGAAGGCGCGCCGATCTCCCTCCCGCGGGGCCCCGCCGTAGAAACTCCCTCTCCCAGGTCCCGAGCCCGTCGACTGCCGGCCACGAGCCCCGGGCGATCGCCGTGCGCCCTTGATCCAGAGGTGTGCAGGTCTACCAGACGATTTGATGCTCGTGAATTCCCCTGTTTCTTTCGAAAACTCTCGAGTGGATGTCGACCGGCCGCGAGCCGGCCAGGAGAAATAACGGCCATGAATCCCTTCGTCTTTGCCATGCGGCGACCCTTCACAACCCTCATGCTGCTCGTCGCGCTTGCAGGTGGCGGCGTCCTCGGGTTGTCGGAATTGGGGGTCGATATCTTTCCGCCGCCCATCACGCGTAACATTCACGTCTGTCTTGATTACATGGGCGCGGGGGCCAAGCTGACGAAAGCGTACGTCGTCGGCCGGGTTGAGTCGTACTTTCACAAGCACGAGGAGCAGCCCCACCAGGAACACCACAAGATCGTGGTCACCACCCCCAAGGCCAAGGACGTCATCCTCACCCAGCGATATGTCTGCCAGATCCACTCGCAGCGCCACACCGAGATCAGTGCCCTGGAGAGCGGCTATCTCGAGTCCATCTCGGTCAAGGAGGGGCAGGCGGTAAAGAAGGGTGATCTGCTGTTCAAGATCAAGCCGGTCCTGTACCAGGCGAGGCTGGACGCGGAGGTGGCCGAGGCTGACCTCGCGCAACTGGAATTCAAATACACCAAGAAGTTGTCCGAGGACAATGTGGTCTCCCCGAATGAGGTGGCGCTGCTCCAGGCCAAACTGGCCAAGGCCCAGGCCAAGGCGAGTCTGGCGAGGGCCGAGTTGAACTTTACGAATGTCGTAGCACCTTTCGACGGCATCGTCGACCA contains:
- the xylA gene encoding xylose isomerase, translating into MTAYFPEVPKIQYGGPKSRNPLEFKHYNPDETVGEKTMKEHLRFSVVYWHTFSNPLSDPFGAGTAQRPWDDGSNSVANAQRKAKAAFEFFEKIGAPFYAFHDRDVAPEGRTLKESHANLDEVVKVLKDEQARTGVNLLWGTANLFSNPRYMHGAATSPNFDVFAFAAAQVKKAMEVTLDLGGAGYTFWGGREGYSTLLNTDMKRELDHLGRFLHMAVDYKKQIGFNGAFYIEPKPKEPTKHQYDSDAAACLNFLRTYDLLPHFKLNLETNHATLAGHEMMHEMEAAIGSGALGSIDANTGDPLLGWDTDQFPTNIYLTAQCMLCILQMGGFSTGGVNFDAKVRRESFEPIDLFYAHIGGMDAFARGLKIAQAILDDGRWQDFIKNRYASWDCALGHRVESRQASFSDLEAYILPKGDAARNVSGRQEMLENLFNDFI
- a CDS encoding efflux RND transporter periplasmic adaptor subunit translates to MNPFVFAMRRPFTTLMLLVALAGGGVLGLSELGVDIFPPPITRNIHVCLDYMGAGAKLTKAYVVGRVESYFHKHEEQPHQEHHKIVVTTPKAKDVILTQRYVCQIHSQRHTEISALESGYLESISVKEGQAVKKGDLLFKIKPVLYQARLDAEVAEADLAQLEFKYTKKLSEDNVVSPNEVALLQAKLAKAQAKASLARAELNFTNVVAPFDGIVDHQHEQLGSLIKEGDVLTTLSDNSLMWVYFNVPEADYLEYMAGLGQNKDDRKIELLLAGGNKFKEVGKIGAIEAKFNNETGNIAFRADFPNPDRLLRHGQTGTVLINRVMKDAIVIPQRAHFEVLDKLYVYVVGKDDVVHQREIAIQNEMDDIYVVKSGLGVDDKIVLEGIQQVRDGEKVEYEFSTPELVMAHLKNKAE